In one Trichlorobacter lovleyi SZ genomic region, the following are encoded:
- a CDS encoding tetratricopeptide repeat protein → MHYGTLLTALVVVSTLAGCAATSSSGRPASYHYQMGVSFLEERNYTAALTDLSEAEKLDPDNAELQYNLGRALTGKRRLDLAEQRYLRALALRPKYSEARNDLGVLYLETGRWDNAIQQFRAVKDDLFYPRHDHALINLGLAYLGKGDYSAALEELYTARSADPRNPIVKVAIGRVLFAQGKTQQAADEYRRAIEIAPDYAQAHFQLGLALMKQSQLAAARAAFKEVVRIAPDSEIGHTAIGYIDLLR, encoded by the coding sequence ATGCATTATGGAACCCTGCTGACAGCTCTGGTGGTTGTATCCACACTGGCCGGGTGTGCCGCCACTTCGTCAAGCGGGCGTCCCGCCTCGTATCATTACCAGATGGGGGTCTCATTCCTTGAGGAACGCAACTACACCGCTGCTCTGACCGATCTGAGTGAAGCGGAAAAGCTGGATCCGGATAATGCAGAGCTACAATATAATCTGGGACGGGCCCTGACCGGTAAACGGCGTCTTGACCTGGCGGAACAGCGCTACCTACGGGCGCTGGCCCTGCGTCCCAAATACTCAGAGGCCCGCAACGATTTAGGGGTCCTCTATCTTGAAACCGGCCGCTGGGATAATGCCATCCAGCAGTTCCGTGCGGTTAAAGATGACCTGTTTTACCCCCGCCATGACCATGCCCTGATCAATCTCGGGTTGGCCTATCTTGGCAAGGGTGACTACAGCGCTGCCCTGGAAGAGCTGTATACTGCCCGCTCTGCCGATCCGCGCAATCCAATTGTCAAGGTAGCCATCGGCCGCGTGCTGTTTGCCCAGGGCAAGACCCAACAGGCTGCTGATGAATATCGGCGGGCCATCGAAATAGCCCCGGATTATGCCCAGGCACATTTTCAGCTGGGCCTGGCGTTGATGAAGCAAAGCCAGCTTGCTGCCGCCCGGGCAGCTTTCAAGGAAGTGGTCAGAATTGCCCCTGATTCGGAAATTGGCCACACCGCTATCGGTTACATTGATCTGCTCAGGTAG
- a CDS encoding PfkB family carbohydrate kinase — translation MGIVVVGTVAFDTVETPFGKGENVLGGSATYFSTSASFFSDVSLVAVVGEDFPEEHVSFLKSREIDLQGLQRIPGKTFHWSGKYGYDLNEAQTLDTQLNVLLDFKPELPDAYRSTDVLFLANIDPELQLQVLDQVERPRLTACDSMNFWISSKPDALKEVMKRVDIVVINEGEARMLTGEANLVKAARQIISLGCKRLVVKRGEYGVLMFTAETVFAAPAWPLEEVFDPTGAGDTFAGGFMGYLANTGDLSEDGIRQALVFGSVMASFNVEDFSLNRMKRLTYPEIEARYRSFKGLTSFRDLGFN, via the coding sequence ATGGGTATTGTCGTTGTCGGTACGGTTGCCTTTGATACGGTAGAGACCCCCTTTGGCAAGGGCGAAAATGTGCTGGGCGGCTCTGCCACCTATTTTTCCACTTCAGCCAGTTTTTTCAGCGATGTCTCGCTGGTGGCGGTGGTGGGTGAGGACTTCCCTGAAGAGCATGTCAGTTTTCTCAAGTCGCGGGAGATTGACCTGCAGGGGTTGCAGCGGATACCGGGCAAGACCTTTCACTGGTCCGGCAAGTACGGCTACGACCTGAACGAGGCCCAGACTCTGGATACCCAGCTGAATGTGCTGCTGGATTTCAAACCGGAACTGCCGGATGCCTACCGCTCTACCGATGTGCTCTTTCTGGCCAACATTGATCCCGAACTGCAGCTGCAGGTGCTGGATCAGGTGGAAAGGCCGCGCCTGACCGCCTGCGACAGTATGAACTTCTGGATTTCCTCCAAGCCTGACGCGTTGAAAGAGGTGATGAAGCGGGTTGATATTGTGGTGATCAACGAGGGGGAGGCCCGCATGTTGACCGGTGAAGCCAATCTGGTCAAGGCGGCCCGTCAGATTATCAGTCTGGGCTGCAAGCGTCTGGTGGTCAAACGGGGCGAGTACGGCGTGCTGATGTTCACCGCCGAGACAGTTTTTGCCGCCCCGGCCTGGCCCCTGGAAGAGGTCTTTGATCCCACCGGCGCCGGTGATACCTTTGCCGGCGGGTTCATGGGGTATCTGGCCAATACCGGTGATCTCTCGGAAGACGGCATCCGCCAGGCCCTGGTGTTCGGTTCGGTGATGGCCTCCTTCAATGTGGAGGATTTCAGCCTGAACCGGATGAAACGTTTGACTTATCCGGAGATTGAGGCGCGCTACCGCAGCTTCAAGGGGCTGACCAGTTTCCGGGATCTGGGGTTTAATTGA
- a CDS encoding sensor domain-containing diguanylate cyclase has product MRSESCSLYQTLVENSPDVIWRTDHELRFSYLNPAVTEQFGYNPEELLGRTLTELLAPASRDFVLARLAARMADELSGKKLGQRLLEIQIISKAGRLIPSEVTVAAIRNDAGDLVGFQGVTRNIADRVRIEERMRLSERNYRELVERSSSFILRWTSDGIITFANSHTCEFFGFLPEELVGRHLVGTIVPEIESTGQSLRQLIAEIGANPEQFRTSEHETICWDGSRIWVAWNNSPAYDEKGRLEILSVGHDVSERRQREKQLAYLTVHDPMTGLYNRAYFDTEFERLSRGRRFPVSVVIASLDNLQLTNDEQGREQGDLILMKAARLLKEGFRAEDLVSRTGGDGFAILLPGLDEQQTATGLIRFRAAVARASEHAPAVFFCMGASTAHTGSELLRAQREASAAMAAEKVLRKKQREQQEKEQEEGTPE; this is encoded by the coding sequence ATGCGTTCTGAATCCTGCTCACTCTATCAAACCCTGGTGGAGAACAGTCCGGATGTGATCTGGCGGACTGATCACGAGCTGCGTTTCAGCTACCTGAATCCTGCGGTCACAGAGCAGTTCGGCTACAACCCGGAAGAACTGCTGGGGCGCACGCTGACGGAGCTGCTTGCCCCCGCCTCCCGAGATTTTGTTCTGGCCCGCCTGGCCGCCAGGATGGCCGATGAGCTGAGCGGCAAGAAGCTTGGCCAGCGTCTGCTCGAGATCCAGATTATCAGTAAGGCCGGCCGGCTGATTCCGTCTGAGGTGACCGTTGCTGCCATCCGTAATGATGCCGGTGACCTGGTCGGTTTTCAGGGGGTAACCCGCAACATTGCTGACAGGGTGCGGATTGAAGAGCGGATGCGGCTTTCCGAACGCAACTACCGTGAACTGGTGGAGCGTTCCAGCAGTTTCATCCTGCGTTGGACCAGCGATGGGATCATTACCTTTGCTAATTCCCATACCTGCGAATTTTTCGGATTTTTGCCGGAAGAGCTGGTCGGCCGTCACCTGGTGGGGACGATAGTACCGGAGATCGAGAGTACCGGTCAGAGTCTGCGGCAGCTAATTGCGGAAATAGGGGCGAATCCTGAACAGTTTCGTACCTCTGAACATGAAACTATCTGCTGGGACGGCAGCCGGATCTGGGTGGCCTGGAATAATTCGCCTGCCTATGATGAAAAGGGGCGGCTGGAAATCCTGAGTGTCGGCCATGATGTCTCGGAACGGCGTCAGCGAGAGAAACAGCTGGCCTATCTGACGGTCCATGACCCGATGACCGGCCTCTATAACCGGGCCTACTTTGACACCGAGTTTGAGCGTCTTTCCCGTGGTCGGCGTTTCCCGGTCAGCGTGGTGATCGCCTCTCTTGATAATCTTCAGCTGACCAATGACGAACAGGGGCGCGAGCAGGGGGATCTGATCCTGATGAAGGCGGCCCGCCTGCTGAAAGAGGGGTTCCGGGCCGAAGACCTGGTCTCCCGTACCGGTGGCGATGGCTTTGCAATTCTACTGCCGGGGCTTGATGAACAGCAGACGGCAACCGGCCTGATTCGCTTCAGGGCGGCAGTGGCACGTGCCTCAGAACATGCTCCGGCAGTCTTTTTCTGTATGGGGGCCAGTACGGCCCATACCGGCAGTGAGCTGTTGCGGGCGCAACGCGAGGCCTCGGCTGCCATGGCTGCCGAAAAGGTATTGAGAAAAAAACAACGCGAACAGCAGGAAAAAGAGCAGGAGGAGGGGACACCGGAATGA
- the ndk gene encoding nucleoside-diphosphate kinase has translation MERTFAIIKPDAVERGLSGKIITKIEEAGFAIVGMKKIHLSRAQAEGFYYVHKERPFFNDLCSFMSRSPVIVMCLQKENAIADWRTLMGATNPANAEPGTIRKEFAKNIEENSSHGSDAPETAAFEIPYFFNSFELVG, from the coding sequence ATGGAACGTACCTTTGCTATCATCAAGCCGGATGCCGTTGAGCGGGGCCTGTCCGGCAAAATCATCACCAAGATTGAAGAAGCCGGTTTTGCCATCGTCGGCATGAAGAAAATCCATCTTTCCCGTGCCCAGGCTGAAGGTTTCTACTATGTTCACAAAGAGCGTCCGTTCTTCAACGACCTCTGCAGCTTCATGTCCCGTTCACCGGTGATCGTGATGTGCCTCCAGAAAGAGAATGCCATTGCTGACTGGCGGACCCTGATGGGTGCCACCAACCCTGCCAATGCAGAGCCCGGCACCATCCGTAAGGAGTTTGCAAAGAATATCGAAGAGAACTCATCCCACGGCTCAGACGCGCCTGAGACCGCAGCCTTTGAGATCCCCTATTTCTTCAACAGCTTCGAGCTGGTGGGCTAA
- a CDS encoding V4R domain-containing protein → MSDVQCNHPFSWELLGDLAVGRPSLGPQMRVEAYRLMQFTLREVLERHYGTTVTDSLLYESGYLAGKHFYDQLVGPVADLHLFSKRLGQALRDLGIGILAIEEADLIDGRFVVTVSEDLDCSGLPVLDNTICTYDEGFVAALLESYSGRPFVVREVDCWANGARTCRFVATACEV, encoded by the coding sequence ATGTCTGATGTGCAATGTAATCATCCCTTTAGCTGGGAGTTGCTTGGTGATCTTGCCGTTGGCCGTCCCTCTCTGGGACCGCAGATGCGGGTCGAAGCGTACCGTCTGATGCAGTTTACCCTGCGGGAGGTGCTGGAACGGCACTACGGTACTACGGTTACCGACAGCTTGCTGTATGAGTCAGGTTACCTGGCCGGTAAGCATTTCTACGACCAGCTGGTCGGGCCGGTGGCTGACCTGCATCTCTTTAGCAAGCGGCTCGGACAGGCCTTGCGAGATCTGGGGATCGGCATTCTGGCGATTGAAGAGGCAGACCTGATTGACGGGCGGTTTGTGGTGACGGTTTCCGAGGATCTGGATTGTTCAGGTCTGCCGGTGCTGGACAATACGATCTGTACCTATGATGAAGGATTTGTTGCGGCCCTGCTGGAGAGCTACAGCGGCCGGCCCTTTGTGGTGCGCGAGGTGGACTGCTGGGCCAACGGTGCCCGGACCTGCCGTTTTGTGGCAACCGCCTGCGAGGTGTGA
- the rlmN gene encoding 23S rRNA (adenine(2503)-C(2))-methyltransferase RlmN, with the protein MPDSLRTDLKNLTLPALEQFLQGQGKERYRATQIFKWLYQHDVSSFDEMTNVSKALRAELVRTACISRLEPETVEVGSDGTRKYLFMLEDGNAVESVIIPDEDRNTLCISSQAGCAMQCAFCLTGTFSLTRNLTTAEIVNQILAVQRDVEVRNIVMMGMGEPLHNLDNVIPALQIMAEDNGLQLSSRRVTVSTCGLVPELERLGREVTVNLAVSLNATTDELRDRIMPVNKAYPIATLLAALKNYPLPGRRKITIEYVLLGGLNDTPEDAKRLVRLLSDIPCKINLIPFNPHEGADFRPPSRAALDAFHKYLLDRHFTVITRDSRGSDISAACGQLKGKLDRKPSQESPDV; encoded by the coding sequence ATGCCCGATTCCCTCCGAACCGACCTCAAAAACCTGACCCTGCCTGCTCTGGAGCAGTTTCTACAGGGGCAGGGCAAAGAGCGCTATCGCGCAACCCAGATCTTCAAGTGGCTCTATCAACACGACGTCAGCAGCTTTGACGAGATGACCAATGTCTCCAAGGCGCTGCGTGCCGAGCTTGTCCGGACCGCCTGTATCAGCCGTCTTGAGCCTGAGACCGTTGAGGTGGGCAGTGACGGTACCCGCAAGTACCTGTTCATGCTTGAAGATGGCAATGCCGTGGAGTCGGTGATCATTCCCGACGAAGATCGCAACACCCTCTGTATTTCATCCCAGGCCGGTTGCGCCATGCAGTGTGCCTTCTGCCTGACCGGTACCTTCAGTCTGACGCGTAATCTGACGACCGCCGAGATCGTTAACCAGATCCTGGCGGTGCAGCGGGATGTGGAGGTGCGCAACATCGTGATGATGGGGATGGGAGAGCCGTTGCACAACCTGGACAATGTCATCCCGGCCCTGCAGATCATGGCGGAGGATAACGGGCTGCAGCTCTCCTCCCGGCGGGTGACGGTCTCTACCTGCGGGCTGGTGCCGGAGCTGGAGCGGTTGGGGCGTGAGGTGACCGTCAACCTGGCCGTCTCCCTGAATGCCACTACTGACGAGTTGCGGGACCGGATCATGCCGGTCAACAAGGCCTACCCGATCGCGACGCTGCTGGCTGCCTTGAAAAACTACCCCCTGCCGGGACGGCGCAAGATCACCATTGAATATGTCCTGCTGGGCGGGCTGAATGATACGCCGGAGGATGCCAAGCGGCTGGTGCGGCTGTTATCCGATATCCCCTGTAAGATCAATCTGATACCGTTCAATCCCCATGAAGGGGCTGATTTCAGGCCTCCCAGCCGTGCTGCGCTGGATGCGTTCCACAAGTATCTGCTGGATCGCCATTTTACCGTAATCACCCGTGACAGCCGCGGTAGCGATATATCCGCTGCCTGTGGACAACTGAAGGGAAAGCTGGATCGCAAACCGTCCCAGGAGTCTCCCGATGTCTGA
- the mtnP gene encoding S-methyl-5'-thioadenosine phosphorylase: MIGVIGGSGLYEMEGLQQIEEITLDTPFGQPSDAYITGVLNGVKMVFLPRHGRGHRLLPSEVNYRANIYGMKQLGVQRIISVSAVGSLKEEVIPGHIVIPDQFIDRTRGSRQATFFGEGVVAHVGFADPTCACLSDKLFRAAQAAGAVTHKGGTYICMEGPAFSTRAESFMYRSIGGDIIGMTNLTEAKLAREAEICYGVIALSTDYDCWHETHEDVTVEAILEIMHKNVVMAKEIIRHAVQDSVLEQNCSCSSVLQYAIITDRAVIPAETIAKLGPIVSKYLP; encoded by the coding sequence ATGATTGGCGTGATTGGCGGCAGCGGTCTGTATGAGATGGAAGGGTTGCAACAGATTGAAGAGATAACGCTGGATACCCCCTTTGGACAGCCTTCGGATGCCTATATCACCGGCGTACTGAATGGCGTCAAGATGGTCTTTCTCCCCCGTCATGGCCGGGGACACCGTCTGCTGCCCTCCGAAGTCAATTACCGGGCCAACATCTATGGCATGAAGCAGCTGGGGGTTCAGCGGATCATCTCGGTTTCTGCCGTGGGCAGCCTGAAAGAGGAGGTCATACCGGGTCATATTGTGATTCCTGATCAGTTTATCGATCGTACCAGGGGAAGTCGTCAGGCGACTTTTTTCGGGGAAGGGGTTGTGGCCCATGTCGGCTTTGCCGATCCAACCTGTGCCTGCCTGTCTGATAAACTGTTCCGGGCAGCTCAGGCAGCCGGTGCCGTGACGCACAAGGGGGGTACCTATATCTGCATGGAGGGCCCGGCCTTCTCCACCCGTGCAGAATCTTTCATGTATCGCAGTATTGGAGGGGATATCATCGGCATGACCAACCTGACCGAGGCCAAGCTGGCCCGTGAGGCAGAGATCTGTTACGGTGTAATCGCCCTTTCCACTGATTATGACTGCTGGCACGAAACCCATGAAGATGTGACGGTGGAGGCGATCCTGGAGATCATGCATAAAAACGTGGTCATGGCCAAAGAGATCATCCGTCATGCAGTGCAGGACAGCGTGCTTGAACAGAACTGCAGCTGCAGCTCTGTCCTGCAGTATGCGATTATAACCGACCGGGCCGTAATACCGGCTGAAACCATTGCCAAACTTGGCCCGATCGTTTCCAAGTATCTACCTTAA